In Canis lupus baileyi chromosome X, mCanLup2.hap1, whole genome shotgun sequence, one DNA window encodes the following:
- the LOC140628754 gene encoding coiled-coil domain-containing protein 25-like isoform X1, with product MVFYFTSSSVNSSAYTIYMGKDKYENEDLIKRGWPEDIWFHVDKLSLAHVYLRLHKREKIEDIPKEVLMDCAHLVKANSIQGCKMNNVNVVYTPWANLKKTADMDVGQIGFHRQKDVKIVTVEKKVNEILNRLEKTKMERFPDLAAEKECRDWEERNEKKAQIQEIKRKEKEEMKKKREMDELRSYSSLMKVENMSSNQDSNDSDEFM from the coding sequence ATGGTGTTCTACTTCACCAGCAGCAGCGTTAACTCATCAGCTTACACTATTTACATGGGAAAggataaatatgaaaatgaagatCTAATAAAGCGTGGCTGGCCTGAAGATATTTGGTTTCATGTGGACAAACTCTCTTTGGCTCATGTATACCTTCGATTACATAAGAGGGAGAAGATAGAAGACATTCCAAAGGAAGTCCTGATGGACTGTGCCCACCTTGTGAAGGCGAATAGCATTCAAGGCTGCAAGATGAACAAtgttaatgtggtatatacacCGTGGGCTAACCTGAAGAAAACAGCTGACATGGATGTGGGACAGATAGGCTTTCACAGGCAGAAGGATGTGAAAATTGTGACTGTGGAGAAGAAAGTGAATGAGATCCTGAACCGGTTGGAAAAGACCAAAATGGAGAGGTTCCCTGACCTAGCAGCAGAGAAGGAATGCAGGGACTGGGAAGAGAGGAATGAGAAAAAAGCCCAAATTcaggaaattaaaaggaaagaaaaggaagagatgaagaagaagcGGGAAATGGACGAATTAAGGAGCTATTCATCATTGATGAAAGTTGAGAACATGTCTTCAAATCAGGACAGCAATGACTCTGATGAATTCATGTGA
- the LOC140628754 gene encoding coiled-coil domain-containing protein 25-like isoform X2 has product MVFYFTSSSVNSSAYTIYMGKDKYENEDLIKRGWPEDIWFHVDKLSLAHVYLRLHKREKIEDIPKEVLMDCAHLVKANSIQGAIHH; this is encoded by the exons ATGGTGTTCTACTTCACCAGCAGCAGCGTTAACTCATCAGCTTACACTATTTACATGGGAAAggataaatatgaaaatgaagatCTAATAAAGCGTGGCTGGCCTGAAGATATTTGGTTTCATGTGGACAAACTCTCTTTGGCTCATGTATACCTTCGATTACATAAGAGGGAGAAGATAGAAGACATTCCAAAGGAAGTCCTGATGGACTGTGCCCACCTTGTGAAGGCGAATAGCATTCAAG GAGCTATTCATCATTGA